Proteins co-encoded in one Kutzneria chonburiensis genomic window:
- a CDS encoding DUF305 domain-containing protein yields MTDELDEVAEEGLPTGPVSATTRVLVLTAAAVAILLLGAAVGLLIKLPGSSASAGNPGPGSIEVGFAQDMGVHHQQAVTMANWARDHTQNPEIRQLAFDIQSTQLDQQGRMRGWLMLWGQPEQSPTGRYMAWMAGPSDGMAGMNGMNGNQMPANGVDHMPGYATNAEISKLQSMTGPDMDTYFLQLMLRHHLGGAPMAQFAADHSNVPAVRVLAENILKSQGAEVDLIKQMLTARNAQPLPMN; encoded by the coding sequence ATGACCGACGAGCTCGACGAGGTCGCGGAGGAGGGCCTGCCAACGGGGCCCGTCTCCGCGACCACGCGGGTGCTGGTGCTGACCGCGGCCGCGGTGGCGATCCTGCTGCTCGGGGCCGCGGTCGGGCTGCTGATCAAGCTGCCCGGTAGCAGCGCGTCGGCCGGCAACCCCGGCCCCGGCTCCATCGAGGTCGGCTTCGCCCAGGACATGGGTGTGCACCACCAGCAGGCCGTGACCATGGCCAACTGGGCCCGTGACCACACCCAGAATCCCGAGATCCGGCAGCTGGCCTTCGACATCCAGTCGACCCAGCTGGACCAGCAGGGCCGAATGCGAGGCTGGCTCATGTTGTGGGGCCAGCCGGAGCAGTCGCCGACCGGGCGCTACATGGCGTGGATGGCCGGGCCCAGCGACGGCATGGCCGGCATGAACGGCATGAACGGGAACCAGATGCCGGCCAACGGCGTGGACCACATGCCGGGCTACGCCACCAACGCCGAGATCTCCAAGCTGCAGTCCATGACCGGGCCGGACATGGACACCTACTTCCTCCAGCTGATGCTCCGCCACCACCTCGGCGGCGCGCCGATGGCCCAGTTCGCCGCCGACCACTCGAACGTCCCGGCCGTGCGGGTGCTGGCCGAGAACATCCTGAAGTCACAGGGCGCCGAGGTCGACCTGATCAAGCAGATGCTGACCGCCCGCAACGCCCAGCCGCTACCCATGAACTGA
- a CDS encoding ROK family transcriptional regulator, which produces MRELNQRIVLDRLRRGGAATRPSLARDTGLSKPTVGQALLDLEQDGLVREAGRTSAGPGRSAVLYEADPAAGHVLGIDIGRGRLRLAVADLSGNVVAKVDEPNRCRSASALVRTVHDMATGVVGQAGMGLSDVVLTVVGSPGVPDRSGRMLHLAPNLPGWGRRGLLDELEAVLGPGLLVENDANLAAVGERDQGAARGVDVFVCVNVGTGIGMGIVVDGQLFRGAHGAAGEVGYLPYGWVDTDSEGWTPSTPGILEQAAAANSVVQLAKERGVRNAGTAREVFQLARQGDAGALAVVEQEATKLAFLVASVSAVIDPELVLLVGGIGSNTDLLIEPLEKAMHEISPLSPRIAPGELGEDAVLTGAIATALRAAQDIVFERRGENLVTQRSGVNV; this is translated from the coding sequence ATGCGGGAGCTCAACCAGCGGATCGTGCTGGACCGGCTGCGACGAGGTGGTGCCGCGACCCGGCCGAGCCTGGCCCGGGACACCGGGCTGTCCAAACCGACGGTCGGGCAGGCACTGCTCGACCTCGAACAGGACGGTCTGGTCCGCGAAGCGGGTCGCACGAGTGCGGGCCCCGGCCGGTCGGCCGTGCTGTACGAGGCCGATCCGGCGGCCGGGCACGTGCTGGGCATCGACATCGGCCGCGGCCGGCTGCGGCTGGCGGTGGCCGACCTGTCCGGCAACGTCGTGGCCAAAGTGGACGAACCCAACCGCTGCCGGTCGGCCAGCGCGCTGGTCCGCACGGTGCACGACATGGCGACCGGCGTGGTCGGCCAGGCCGGGATGGGACTGTCCGATGTGGTCCTGACCGTGGTCGGCAGCCCCGGCGTGCCCGATCGCAGCGGCCGCATGCTGCACCTGGCCCCGAACCTGCCTGGCTGGGGCCGTCGCGGCCTGCTGGACGAGCTGGAGGCGGTGCTGGGCCCGGGCCTGCTGGTGGAGAACGACGCCAACCTGGCCGCGGTGGGCGAGCGGGACCAGGGCGCGGCCCGAGGTGTCGACGTGTTCGTCTGCGTGAACGTGGGCACCGGTATCGGCATGGGCATCGTGGTCGACGGCCAGCTGTTCCGCGGCGCGCACGGGGCCGCGGGCGAGGTGGGCTACCTGCCGTACGGCTGGGTGGACACCGACTCCGAGGGCTGGACCCCGTCCACGCCAGGCATTCTCGAGCAGGCGGCGGCGGCGAACTCGGTGGTGCAGCTGGCCAAGGAGCGGGGCGTGCGCAACGCCGGCACGGCCCGCGAGGTGTTCCAGCTGGCCCGGCAGGGCGACGCCGGCGCGCTGGCCGTGGTCGAGCAGGAGGCGACCAAGCTGGCCTTCCTGGTCGCCTCGGTGTCGGCGGTGATCGACCCGGAGCTGGTGCTGCTGGTCGGCGGCATCGGCTCGAACACCGACCTGCTGATCGAGCCGCTGGAGAAGGCGATGCACGAGATCAGCCCGCTCTCGCCCCGGATCGCCCCCGGCGAGCTGGGCGAGGACGCGGTGCTGACCGGGGCCATCGCCACCGCGCTGCGGGCGGCCCAGGACATTGTCTTCGAGCGCCGCGGCGAGAATTTGGTGACTCAGCGCAGTGGTGTGAACGTTTAA
- the argS gene encoding arginine--tRNA ligase: MTPAALADLVRATAVDVLTSRGLDTGVIPAEVTIERPRNPEHGDYATNLALQLAKKVGANPREFAGWLAEALTKQAGVAAVDVAGPGFLNLRLDADAQGAIVREALTAGAGYGHNTLLTGKKINLEFVSANPTGPVHLGGTRWAAVGDALGRVLEAEGAEVTREYYFNDAGAQIDRFVRSLVAAAKGEPAPEDGYAGGYINDIAAEVIKREPSVLSLPEAERDETFRQVGVNLMFDEIKQTLHDFGTDFDVYFHENSLHESGAVQRAVERLKASGDLYEQDGAWWIRSKDFGDDKDRVVIKSDGAPAYIAGDIAYFEDKRSRGFDLCIYMLGADHHGYIGRLKAAAAALGDDPDSVEVLIGQMVNLVSDGKPVRMSKRAGTVITLEDLVDAVGVDAARYSLIRSSVDSAVDIDLDLLRKTNNENPVHYVQYAHARITRLLDNAADLKIDLGDVADADLSLLTMDREGALIRTLGEFPKVVATAAELREPHRVARYLEELAGAFHKYYDTPGAKVLPKGDEEVSPLAVPRLHLYRATQQVLRNGLALLGVSAPERM, encoded by the coding sequence GTGACTCCAGCCGCTCTTGCCGACCTCGTCCGTGCCACCGCCGTCGATGTCCTCACGTCCCGAGGACTGGACACCGGCGTCATTCCGGCCGAGGTGACGATCGAGCGACCCCGCAACCCGGAGCACGGCGACTACGCCACCAACCTGGCCCTGCAGCTGGCCAAGAAGGTCGGCGCCAACCCGCGTGAGTTCGCCGGCTGGCTGGCCGAGGCCCTGACCAAGCAGGCAGGCGTGGCCGCGGTGGACGTGGCCGGCCCCGGCTTCCTCAACCTGCGGCTGGACGCCGACGCGCAGGGCGCGATCGTGCGCGAGGCGCTGACCGCCGGCGCGGGCTACGGCCACAACACGCTGCTGACCGGCAAGAAGATCAACCTCGAGTTCGTCTCGGCCAACCCGACCGGCCCGGTGCACCTGGGCGGCACCCGGTGGGCCGCGGTCGGCGACGCCCTGGGCCGGGTGCTCGAGGCCGAGGGAGCCGAGGTCACCCGGGAGTACTACTTCAACGACGCCGGCGCGCAGATCGACCGGTTCGTCCGGTCCCTGGTCGCCGCGGCGAAGGGCGAGCCGGCCCCCGAGGACGGCTACGCCGGCGGCTACATCAACGACATCGCGGCCGAGGTGATCAAGCGCGAGCCCAGCGTGCTCTCGCTGCCCGAGGCCGAGCGGGACGAGACGTTCCGCCAGGTCGGCGTGAACCTGATGTTCGACGAGATCAAGCAGACCCTGCACGACTTCGGCACCGACTTCGACGTGTACTTCCACGAGAACTCGCTGCACGAGTCGGGCGCGGTGCAGCGGGCCGTCGAGCGGCTCAAGGCCTCCGGCGACCTGTACGAGCAGGACGGCGCCTGGTGGATCCGGTCCAAGGACTTCGGCGACGACAAGGACCGGGTCGTCATCAAGAGCGACGGCGCGCCGGCCTACATCGCCGGTGACATCGCCTACTTCGAGGACAAGCGGTCCCGCGGCTTCGACCTGTGCATCTACATGCTGGGCGCGGACCACCACGGCTACATCGGCCGGCTCAAGGCGGCCGCCGCGGCACTGGGCGACGACCCCGACTCGGTCGAGGTGCTGATCGGCCAGATGGTCAACCTGGTCTCGGACGGCAAGCCGGTGCGGATGAGCAAGCGGGCCGGCACGGTGATCACGCTGGAGGACCTGGTCGACGCGGTCGGCGTGGACGCGGCCCGGTACTCGCTGATCCGGTCCTCGGTCGACTCCGCCGTGGACATCGACCTGGATCTGCTGCGCAAGACCAACAACGAGAACCCGGTGCACTACGTGCAGTACGCGCACGCCCGGATCACCCGGCTGTTGGACAACGCGGCCGACCTGAAGATCGACCTCGGCGACGTGGCCGACGCCGACCTGAGCCTGCTGACCATGGACCGTGAGGGCGCGCTGATCCGCACCCTCGGCGAGTTCCCCAAGGTCGTCGCCACCGCCGCCGAACTGCGCGAGCCCCACCGGGTGGCGCGGTATCTGGAGGAGTTGGCCGGCGCCTTCCACAAGTACTACGACACCCCCGGCGCCAAGGTGCTGCCCAAGGGCGACGAGGAGGTATCGC
- a CDS encoding DUF3105 domain-containing protein: MAGGKKKGGAKSAVAAARGAVPGKGKPWGMIIAVLVVLVLAVSVFGYAFIQISDKNAAQAALAQWQPSDTNKDPSTKIQGVVVKDYKSGQHVQPTQRVAYDQSPPFGGPHDGFWADCDGIVYPNAVRSENMVHALEHGTVWIAYNPDKVKGADLDKLKLKVQGKQFMMLSPYPGLDKPISLQSWGHQLKVDNAGDERIDEFISALRTNQYEYPEVGASCDALGPGQFDPNNPPPFDPSKPGPDAVPMAGTGAQDATNEQQPGGTPPSTGTSATTSPSNPK; encoded by the coding sequence ATGGCCGGCGGTAAGAAGAAAGGCGGCGCGAAGAGCGCCGTCGCGGCGGCGCGGGGCGCGGTGCCGGGCAAGGGCAAGCCTTGGGGCATGATCATCGCGGTTCTCGTCGTGTTGGTGCTGGCCGTCAGCGTGTTCGGGTACGCGTTCATCCAGATCAGCGACAAGAACGCCGCGCAGGCCGCACTGGCCCAGTGGCAGCCGAGCGACACCAACAAGGATCCGTCGACCAAGATCCAGGGTGTCGTGGTCAAGGACTACAAGTCCGGCCAGCACGTGCAGCCGACGCAGCGGGTCGCCTACGACCAGTCGCCGCCGTTCGGCGGGCCGCACGACGGCTTCTGGGCCGACTGCGACGGCATCGTCTACCCCAACGCGGTGCGCAGCGAGAACATGGTGCACGCGCTGGAGCACGGCACCGTGTGGATCGCCTACAACCCGGACAAGGTCAAGGGCGCCGATCTCGACAAGCTCAAGCTCAAGGTGCAGGGCAAGCAGTTCATGATGCTGTCCCCGTACCCGGGCCTGGACAAGCCGATCTCCCTGCAGTCGTGGGGCCACCAGCTCAAGGTCGACAACGCCGGCGACGAGCGCATCGACGAGTTCATCTCGGCGCTGCGCACCAACCAGTACGAGTACCCCGAGGTCGGCGCCAGCTGTGACGCGCTCGGCCCGGGCCAGTTCGACCCGAACAACCCGCCGCCGTTCGACCCGTCCAAGCCGGGCCCCGACGCCGTGCCGATGGCCGGCACCGGCGCGCAGGACGCGACCAACGAGCAGCAGCCGGGCGGCACGCCGCCGTCGACCGGGACGTCGGCCACGACCAGTCCGTCGAACCCGAAGTGA